A stretch of Chitinophaga caeni DNA encodes these proteins:
- a CDS encoding NHL repeat-containing protein, which produces MKFRIVCLCILISACSTKPQVQIIEGLSKPESIVGEGNNLYISDVGKNLTPTDKDGDGRIVKMSLTGEILDSNICKSPVNAPKGSAIIDGVLYVADIDCIRIINLASGEVADSIDFSPVGAMFLNDIVAKDNRTLYVSATDQGKVYEVSLSPGRQIKALDIPNIPGINGLDYDAKNAKLAINSMGAGTPPFGKLFILDVNSSPMNLKAIDGVNGIFDGMQFIDDHRVVLTDWVDFNTPSGKAIAVDLKTGKTTALETPVLAGPADCWYDQKNHSLWIPLMVKGSIYKQQLK; this is translated from the coding sequence ATGAAATTCCGTATCGTTTGCTTGTGTATCCTAATCAGCGCTTGCAGCACAAAGCCACAAGTACAAATAATCGAAGGCTTATCAAAACCCGAAAGCATCGTTGGCGAAGGTAACAACCTCTATATTTCCGATGTCGGTAAAAATCTGACCCCGACCGATAAGGATGGCGATGGCAGAATCGTGAAGATGAGCCTTACCGGTGAAATACTGGATAGCAACATTTGTAAGTCGCCGGTCAATGCGCCTAAAGGCTCTGCTATTATTGACGGGGTACTGTATGTTGCTGATATAGATTGTATTAGGATCATCAATCTAGCATCAGGCGAAGTGGCAGATAGTATTGATTTTAGTCCGGTGGGCGCCATGTTTTTGAATGATATCGTTGCAAAAGATAATCGTACTCTTTACGTATCCGCTACGGACCAGGGGAAGGTCTATGAAGTAAGTTTATCTCCCGGAAGGCAAATAAAGGCATTGGATATCCCTAATATTCCCGGTATAAACGGCTTGGATTATGATGCTAAAAATGCCAAGCTCGCCATTAATAGCATGGGCGCCGGTACCCCGCCATTTGGCAAGTTATTTATTTTAGATGTCAATAGCAGTCCTATGAACTTAAAAGCTATTGATGGTGTTAACGGCATCTTCGATGGTATGCAATTCATTGATGATCATCGCGTTGTATTGACGGACTGGGTTGACTTTAATACCCCGAGCGGAAAGGCTATTGCCGTGGATTTGAAAACCGGTAAAACTACCGCTCTTGAAACACCTGTTTTAGCGGGCCCTGCTGACTGTTGGTATGATCAAAAGAATCATTCATTATGGATTCCTTTAATGGTAAAGGGGAGCATTTATAAGCAGCAATTGAAGTAA
- a CDS encoding helix-turn-helix domain-containing protein, protein MLSSTPSFGITNFALYKQDHSGKRKHIFLSEHQLVFILKGKKHIYYQGKTLEIPGGNAVLFKRGLYAMSEFISDDGIYEVLMIKFTDEFVRNFFAKYPQHHFSNSLPEPGRAIIMIEGNKLLAGFQDQYLQYYHESGNAVKPLLQLKLEELFLLLTSGDQAGQITPVLKSIVDQNVISIEFVMHQHLFEPITIEQLAALCGRSLSAFKREFQAIYGMPPKRWINIQRLTHAHNLFQHTNAGVAQVAYECGFENVSHFIRIYKAQFGHTPKAARTN, encoded by the coding sequence ATGCTTTCATCGACACCTTCTTTCGGGATCACCAATTTTGCGTTATATAAACAGGATCACTCCGGTAAAAGGAAACATATTTTCCTATCGGAACATCAATTGGTTTTTATCCTGAAAGGTAAAAAGCATATATATTATCAAGGCAAAACATTAGAAATACCTGGAGGCAACGCGGTTCTCTTTAAACGCGGTTTATACGCGATGAGCGAGTTTATTTCCGATGATGGTATATACGAAGTGTTGATGATTAAGTTCACGGACGAATTTGTTCGTAATTTCTTTGCAAAATACCCGCAGCATCATTTTTCCAATTCATTACCCGAACCCGGTCGCGCCATAATTATGATCGAAGGAAATAAATTGTTAGCCGGATTCCAGGATCAGTATTTGCAGTATTACCACGAGAGCGGAAATGCCGTGAAGCCCCTGCTGCAATTGAAGTTAGAGGAATTATTCTTGTTATTAACTTCAGGGGATCAGGCCGGGCAGATCACACCCGTGCTAAAAAGTATTGTTGACCAAAATGTTATCAGTATCGAGTTTGTTATGCATCAACATTTGTTTGAACCTATTACCATCGAACAGTTGGCGGCTTTATGCGGCAGGAGTTTATCAGCATTCAAACGCGAGTTTCAAGCCATCTACGGGATGCCTCCAAAACGTTGGATTAATATCCAGCGGTTGACACATGCACACAATTTGTTTCAACATACGAACGCGGGCGTGGCGCAAGTAGCTTATGAATGCGGATTTGAAAATGTTTCCCATTTTATAAGAATATATAAAGCGCAGTTTGGTCATACCCCGAAAGCTGCTAGGACGAATTAG
- a CDS encoding carboxymuconolactone decarboxylase family protein yields MQKRLNIKEVAPNALKAMIGLETYLSKASISKTTKELIKIRASQVNGCAYCINIHTQDAIKNGETNQRIFLLGAWRETEGVFTEEEKVVLAITEEMTLIHQNGLSDETYSNALKFFSETQIADIITSVITINIWNRVVLSTHLMIGQSLA; encoded by the coding sequence ATGCAAAAACGATTAAACATTAAAGAAGTTGCACCAAATGCACTAAAAGCGATGATTGGTTTAGAAACCTATCTTTCAAAGGCTTCTATATCAAAAACGACCAAAGAACTTATAAAGATCCGTGCTTCGCAAGTCAACGGTTGTGCATATTGTATCAATATTCACACTCAAGACGCAATTAAAAATGGCGAAACAAATCAGCGTATTTTTCTATTGGGTGCCTGGAGAGAAACTGAAGGTGTTTTTACGGAAGAAGAAAAAGTGGTGTTAGCAATAACGGAAGAGATGACACTAATCCATCAAAATGGATTATCAGATGAGACCTATTCTAACGCCTTAAAATTTTTTAGCGAAACCCAAATAGCAGATATTATAACTTCAGTAATTACCATCAATATTTGGAATAGAGTAGTACTAAGCACACACCTCATGATAGGACAAAGCCTTGCATAA
- a CDS encoding Crp/Fnr family transcriptional regulator has translation MLDIFKKHITKFAQVSDNEFEEIKKFFDTKVVAKKENLLEEGQVCRHHYFVLNGLLRKFYINEKGIEQTTEFAIETWWLTDNFAYEHQVPTEFYIQAVEKSMILYITQQKQEKLLEEFPVMERYFRFVYQRAYAAAQKRIKFLFSFSKEEFYFQAVKNHPEFVQRVPQYLIASYLGFTPEYLSEIRKRLLS, from the coding sequence ATGTTGGATATATTCAAAAAACATATAACCAAATTCGCACAAGTTTCAGACAATGAATTTGAAGAAATTAAAAAATTCTTTGACACGAAAGTGGTGGCCAAAAAGGAAAACCTACTAGAGGAAGGGCAGGTTTGCAGACATCATTATTTTGTTTTGAATGGCTTGTTGCGAAAGTTTTACATCAATGAAAAAGGTATTGAACAAACCACTGAATTTGCCATAGAAACTTGGTGGCTTACAGATAACTTTGCTTACGAACACCAGGTGCCTACTGAGTTTTATATCCAGGCAGTAGAAAAATCTATGATACTTTATATCACTCAACAGAAACAAGAAAAGCTACTAGAGGAGTTTCCTGTAATGGAACGCTATTTTCGTTTTGTTTATCAGCGGGCTTATGCTGCGGCTCAAAAGCGGATCAAATTTCTTTTTTCGTTTTCAAAAGAGGAATTTTATTTCCAAGCGGTTAAAAATCATCCCGAATTTGTACAACGTGTTCCTCAATATTTAATCGCTTCATACCTGGGATTCACTCCCGAATATTTAAGCGAAATTCGAAAGAGGCTTCTTTCTTAA
- a CDS encoding TlpA family protein disulfide reductase — MKKLRYLLLAVAVWGSSTVYAKKDQPTLIQGKTDRETTTSMNLYSVNEGHYQKIATAPVDDQHRFAFALTSVKEGLYYVSDNGQEYVRFYLKPKDALEFIIHDKGAELVKGSKENKTMFQWNEMVLPITYPAHMFMKGNYTYDEYFPVMVDFIPKAEKFKSGIKTSNKNFNELMKFLVDADVEYAAMKFIYTPRSKHPLKEDYPAYYGTILKDKKFNDDKVLEMGDGMDYLRMYFLYDMMSKETRPKPAEFNQVAAKIFGDERVIGDYIADGLSSHKTYEAFVEAVTPVKQYLVTDYQINKYKEAEKALRSFEKGKPGLNFSYENVEGKKVAFSDFKGKVVVIDVWATWCGPCKQQIPYLKKLEEEMHGKDVEFVSVSVDVEKDKQKWIDFVKKEQLGGVQLFAGGWNDITKYYDIKGIPRFLVFDKKGNVVTIDAPRPSTPDLKKLLESELAK; from the coding sequence ATGAAAAAGCTCCGCTACCTGCTTTTAGCAGTAGCCGTATGGGGTTCAAGTACGGTGTATGCAAAGAAGGATCAACCCACGCTCATCCAAGGGAAAACTGATCGCGAAACTACAACATCGATGAACCTCTACTCGGTAAATGAAGGTCATTATCAAAAAATCGCAACGGCTCCCGTGGACGATCAACATCGTTTCGCATTTGCTTTAACAAGCGTCAAAGAAGGTTTGTATTATGTTAGCGACAATGGCCAGGAATATGTCCGTTTCTATTTAAAGCCTAAGGACGCGCTGGAATTCATTATTCATGATAAGGGCGCCGAATTGGTGAAAGGCTCCAAGGAAAACAAAACCATGTTCCAATGGAACGAAATGGTATTGCCTATTACCTATCCGGCCCACATGTTCATGAAAGGGAATTACACTTATGATGAGTATTTCCCGGTGATGGTAGATTTTATACCGAAAGCTGAAAAGTTTAAATCCGGTATTAAGACCTCTAATAAGAACTTCAATGAATTGATGAAGTTCTTGGTGGATGCAGATGTGGAATATGCCGCGATGAAATTTATTTACACCCCGCGCTCCAAACATCCTTTGAAAGAGGATTACCCTGCCTATTACGGCACCATCCTGAAGGATAAGAAATTTAATGACGACAAGGTGCTTGAAATGGGCGACGGTATGGATTACTTGCGGATGTATTTCTTGTATGATATGATGTCAAAGGAAACAAGGCCCAAGCCAGCTGAATTTAACCAAGTTGCCGCCAAGATTTTTGGTGATGAGCGCGTGATCGGTGATTATATCGCAGATGGTCTCAGTTCCCATAAAACTTACGAAGCGTTTGTTGAAGCCGTAACTCCGGTAAAACAATACCTGGTTACAGATTATCAAATTAATAAATACAAAGAGGCTGAAAAAGCTTTACGTTCCTTTGAAAAAGGTAAGCCGGGATTGAATTTCAGCTACGAAAATGTTGAAGGTAAGAAAGTGGCTTTCTCTGATTTTAAAGGTAAAGTTGTTGTTATCGATGTTTGGGCTACCTGGTGCGGACCTTGCAAGCAACAAATCCCTTATCTGAAAAAGCTTGAAGAGGAAATGCACGGAAAAGACGTTGAGTTTGTAAGCGTTTCCGTGGATGTTGAAAAAGACAAACAAAAATGGATCGACTTTGTGAAAAAGGAGCAATTGGGCGGCGTTCAGCTATTTGCCGGCGGTTGGAACGATATCACAAAATACTATGATATCAAAGGTATTCCGCGTTTCTTGGTGTTCGACAAGAAAGGTAACGTGGTAACGATCGATGCCCCGCGCCCCTCTACTCCCGATCTTAAGAAGTTGTTAGAGAGCGAATTGGCTAAATAG
- a CDS encoding MFS transporter: MKPQQGSIYTLQFILLCLSNALFSASFNMMIPELPAYLTQLGGADYKGYIIGLFTLMAGLSRPFSGKLSDTVGRVPVMVFGSLVCVICSLLYPLVSSVFAFLLLRFFHGFSTGFKPTGTSAYVADIVPFNRRGEAMGIVGLFSTIGMSLGPSIGGLISNLWGVQTMFQSSAMFALLSVVILVGSMRETLENKQRFSFKLLKVSKNEIFEPLVIAPMVVTCLTYVSYGALLTIIPDFSEHLGVANKGLFFTFFTASSIGIRLLAGKASDKYGRVPVLKIAATVMALSMLMLAYANSATLLLAAALVYGMALGLTAPTTAAWTIDLGNPQHKGRALASMYIALEVGIGFGAYLSAFIFHNDPKYFTLTFLVNAVINIAASIYLVAIRPTKYTKAAFRYVSNKDKMK; encoded by the coding sequence ATGAAACCGCAGCAGGGGTCTATCTACACTTTACAATTTATTTTACTATGCCTGAGTAATGCACTTTTTTCGGCGAGCTTCAACATGATGATCCCCGAATTACCGGCTTACCTCACACAGTTGGGTGGCGCCGATTACAAGGGATATATTATCGGTTTATTTACTTTGATGGCGGGCTTGTCCAGGCCATTCAGCGGTAAATTATCCGATACGGTTGGCCGTGTACCGGTAATGGTATTCGGCTCATTAGTCTGTGTAATATGTAGTTTGCTGTACCCCCTGGTTAGTTCCGTGTTTGCTTTCCTGCTGCTCCGTTTCTTCCATGGATTTTCTACAGGATTCAAACCTACCGGCACCTCTGCCTATGTTGCGGATATTGTTCCGTTCAACAGGAGGGGGGAAGCAATGGGCATCGTGGGGCTGTTCAGTACCATCGGCATGTCGTTGGGGCCGTCGATCGGCGGACTGATTTCCAATCTATGGGGTGTGCAAACGATGTTCCAGTCTTCGGCCATGTTCGCTTTGCTGTCGGTCGTAATATTAGTCGGCAGCATGCGTGAAACCTTGGAAAACAAGCAACGCTTTTCATTTAAATTATTAAAAGTATCGAAGAACGAGATATTCGAACCCCTGGTAATTGCCCCGATGGTTGTGACTTGCCTGACCTATGTAAGTTACGGTGCGCTATTAACCATCATCCCGGATTTTAGTGAGCATCTCGGTGTGGCCAACAAGGGATTATTTTTTACATTTTTCACGGCTAGTTCAATCGGGATAAGACTTTTGGCCGGGAAAGCATCTGATAAATACGGCCGCGTGCCCGTATTAAAAATCGCTGCAACGGTAATGGCTTTATCCATGTTAATGCTGGCCTATGCCAATTCTGCTACTTTGCTATTGGCAGCCGCACTCGTGTATGGTATGGCCTTGGGACTCACGGCGCCAACCACGGCCGCCTGGACGATCGACCTCGGCAACCCGCAACATAAAGGAAGGGCCTTGGCAAGTATGTATATAGCATTGGAAGTAGGTATCGGCTTCGGGGCATATTTAAGCGCCTTTATTTTCCATAATGACCCGAAATATTTTACACTAACATTCTTGGTGAATGCCGTAATTAATATTGCTGCCAGTATTTACCTGGTGGCTATCCGCCCGACAAAATACACGAAAGCCGCGTTCAGGTACGTGAGCAATAAAGATAAGATGAAATAG
- a CDS encoding group III truncated hemoglobin, producing MKGDILTKADVETFVNAFYGRVQKDDLIGPIFNSKIAADQWPAHLAKMYKFWQGILFGNSEYVGNPFAHHRHLPVGEDHFERWISLFVQTIDDHFDGEKASLAKHRAASIAAIFLNKIMFERGLQA from the coding sequence ATGAAAGGTGATATTTTGACTAAGGCCGATGTGGAAACGTTTGTAAATGCCTTCTATGGCCGCGTGCAAAAAGATGACCTGATCGGCCCGATCTTTAACAGTAAAATAGCAGCAGATCAATGGCCTGCCCACCTGGCCAAGATGTACAAATTCTGGCAGGGAATCTTATTTGGAAATTCTGAATACGTAGGGAATCCTTTTGCCCATCACAGGCACCTCCCCGTTGGAGAAGATCATTTTGAACGCTGGATCAGCCTGTTCGTTCAAACTATTGATGACCATTTTGATGGTGAGAAAGCCAGCCTGGCAAAACATCGCGCTGCTTCTATCGCGGCCATCTTCTTAAATAAAATCATGTTTGAAAGAGGATTGCAGGCATAG
- a CDS encoding YybH family protein: protein MRIKVILLLACCFFTARSFAQHPEEAKIKSILQVQNVAWNKGDIDAFMEPYWHSDSLMFIGKSGVTYGWQATLDNYKRSYPDADAMGKLTFTFVQFKPLDSKHYFVVGKWHLARSIGDVGGHFTLLWEKINGRWVIIADHSS from the coding sequence ATGCGAATCAAGGTGATATTATTATTGGCCTGCTGCTTTTTTACAGCCCGTTCTTTTGCGCAGCATCCGGAAGAAGCCAAGATCAAATCGATCTTACAAGTGCAAAATGTTGCCTGGAATAAAGGCGATATCGATGCTTTCATGGAGCCGTATTGGCATTCAGATTCCCTGATGTTTATCGGGAAAAGCGGCGTTACTTACGGTTGGCAAGCCACCTTGGACAACTACAAACGTTCCTATCCCGATGCTGATGCCATGGGAAAACTGACGTTCACTTTCGTGCAATTCAAGCCCTTGGATAGCAAGCACTATTTCGTAGTTGGCAAATGGCACCTGGCCCGATCTATCGGTGATGTGGGCGGACATTTTACCTTGTTATGGGAAAAAATTAACGGGCGCTGGGTCATTATTGCGGATCATAGCAGCTAA
- a CDS encoding phage holin family protein gives MNFLLRILISALAALITQYILPGVELDSFITALLLAFVLAILNLLVKPVLLILTLPITVFTLGLFIFVINAIIILIASELIDGFRVDGFWWALLFSLVQTLISSFLYSLGPGAKNDEEF, from the coding sequence ATGAATTTCTTGTTACGTATCCTAATATCAGCCTTGGCGGCACTTATAACGCAATATATACTTCCCGGTGTAGAATTGGATTCATTCATAACAGCCTTATTGCTTGCCTTCGTATTGGCGATATTAAATCTCTTGGTGAAACCCGTTTTATTGATACTCACGCTGCCGATAACTGTTTTTACGTTGGGGCTATTCATTTTCGTTATTAACGCTATTATCATCTTGATTGCCAGCGAATTAATAGATGGTTTCCGCGTGGACGGCTTTTGGTGGGCCTTGTTGTTTAGCCTTGTTCAAACTTTAATAAGCAGTTTCCTATATTCATTGGGCCCGGGGGCTAAGAATGATGAAGAATTTTAG
- a CDS encoding M16 family metallopeptidase, which translates to MTLNRSQAPAFKDAVDFELTLKPYEKYTLDNGIPVYVVPSKEQDTIQMELVFPGGSWFETQGQQAFATNYLMKNGSSKHTALDINENIEYYGAYLNRSLHHEHGTYSLHCMTKHFADLMPILQEVILDPVFPEDELVIFKQIMKQRLAVSLQKCDFLANRYIDQYLFGSFHPYGRVSSVEAYDALQSETLKAFYKQHYTYNNCKIFLAGNFPANFIALLNEFFGADQWNGKSEIVRKDLPIQPAQEKLYRVVNDENGVQGAVRIARPMPNRYHPDFFKIRFMNTIFGGYFGSRLMSNIREDKGYTYGIHSQVYNFRQIGALNISTEAGRDVCEATITEVYHEMERMKTELVPEDELSLVRNYMLGLTLGDLDGAFQVIQRWKNLILNDLDENYFYKNIEVIKNITAEEIQQLAQQYLNKTDFYELIVV; encoded by the coding sequence ATGACGCTAAATAGAAGCCAAGCACCTGCGTTTAAAGATGCAGTAGACTTTGAACTGACGCTGAAACCATACGAGAAATATACTTTGGATAATGGAATTCCCGTATACGTGGTTCCATCTAAAGAACAAGACACCATCCAGATGGAGTTGGTGTTTCCCGGTGGTAGTTGGTTTGAAACCCAAGGACAACAAGCTTTTGCTACCAACTACCTGATGAAAAACGGTAGCAGCAAGCATACCGCTTTAGACATTAATGAAAATATTGAATATTACGGCGCTTACCTCAACAGGAGCCTGCATCATGAACACGGTACCTATTCCCTGCATTGCATGACCAAGCATTTTGCCGATTTAATGCCCATCCTGCAAGAAGTGATCCTGGACCCCGTGTTCCCGGAAGATGAATTAGTCATCTTTAAACAGATCATGAAGCAGCGCTTGGCCGTTAGTTTGCAGAAATGCGATTTCCTGGCCAATAGGTATATCGATCAATACTTGTTCGGTAGCTTCCACCCTTATGGACGCGTGAGCAGCGTGGAGGCTTATGACGCTTTGCAGAGCGAAACGCTGAAAGCCTTTTACAAGCAACATTATACGTACAACAATTGTAAAATCTTTTTAGCCGGGAACTTCCCCGCTAATTTTATCGCACTGCTCAACGAATTTTTCGGTGCCGACCAGTGGAACGGAAAATCGGAGATCGTTCGTAAAGATCTACCCATCCAGCCGGCACAAGAGAAGTTGTACCGGGTTGTAAATGATGAAAATGGCGTACAGGGCGCCGTTAGGATCGCACGCCCAATGCCGAATCGTTACCATCCCGATTTCTTTAAAATCCGCTTCATGAATACGATATTCGGCGGGTATTTCGGTTCCAGGTTGATGAGTAACATCCGCGAGGATAAAGGATATACTTACGGTATTCATTCGCAGGTTTATAACTTCAGGCAAATCGGCGCGTTGAATATTTCTACCGAAGCCGGTCGCGATGTATGTGAAGCCACCATCACGGAAGTGTACCATGAAATGGAAAGAATGAAAACCGAGCTGGTGCCGGAAGACGAGCTGAGCCTGGTGAGAAATTATATGCTAGGGCTGACCCTGGGTGATTTAGATGGCGCCTTTCAAGTGATTCAGCGATGGAAAAACTTGATATTGAATGATTTAGATGAGAATTATTTTTATAAAAATATCGAGGTAATTAAGAATATTACCGCTGAAGAAATCCAGCAATTAGCACAACAATATTTAAATAAAACAGATTTTTATGAATTGATTGTTGTTTAA
- a CDS encoding M16 family metallopeptidase, translating into MIHFNKFTLDNGLRVIVHEDHTTPMAVLDVMYDVGARDENPEKTGFAHLFEHLMFGGSINIPEYDEPLQMAGGENNAYTTNDFTNYYIQLPAENIETAFWLESDRMLSLAFSEKSLEVQRKVVCEEFKEHYINKPYGDVHANLRALAYTTHPYKWMTIGKELSHIENARLQDVKDFFFKHYRPVNAVLCVAGNVTTEQVKQLAEKWFGDIPAGEKYERHLPQEPTQTAPRSKEMKAKVPLDALYKAFHIYSRLDPRYYAADLVSDVLSGGSSSRLHQSLVKEQQLFSNIEAYHYGSNDAGLFLIEGKLVKGVKMEDAEKALNAELQKLQETIIPERELNKVKNRVESMLAFEDMSLMSRANNLAFYELLGDINLMNNEFENYEKVTVEDILEQSKIIFNPNNTNTLYYYADGSIS; encoded by the coding sequence ATGATTCACTTTAATAAATTTACTTTGGATAATGGCTTGAGGGTGATTGTACACGAAGACCATACCACGCCAATGGCCGTTTTAGATGTGATGTATGACGTAGGCGCCCGCGATGAAAACCCGGAAAAAACGGGCTTCGCGCACCTTTTTGAACATTTAATGTTCGGCGGCTCGATCAATATCCCTGAATATGACGAACCGCTGCAAATGGCCGGAGGAGAAAACAACGCCTATACCACCAACGATTTTACCAATTACTATATCCAGCTCCCGGCAGAAAATATTGAAACCGCCTTCTGGTTGGAAAGTGACCGGATGCTTTCTTTGGCATTCTCCGAAAAGAGCCTGGAAGTACAAAGGAAAGTCGTTTGTGAAGAGTTCAAGGAGCATTATATCAATAAACCTTACGGGGATGTACATGCTAACTTGAGAGCATTGGCTTATACAACGCACCCCTATAAGTGGATGACGATCGGTAAGGAGCTCTCGCATATTGAAAATGCCAGGTTGCAGGATGTCAAGGATTTCTTCTTCAAACATTACCGCCCTGTAAATGCCGTGCTTTGTGTTGCCGGGAATGTTACCACCGAACAGGTAAAACAACTGGCAGAAAAATGGTTTGGGGATATTCCCGCAGGGGAAAAATACGAACGCCATTTACCGCAAGAGCCAACGCAAACTGCGCCGAGAAGCAAGGAAATGAAAGCGAAAGTGCCACTGGACGCCTTGTACAAAGCTTTTCATATTTATTCTAGGCTGGACCCGAGGTATTACGCGGCCGACCTGGTTTCTGATGTATTAAGCGGCGGCTCCTCTTCCCGTTTGCATCAATCCCTTGTAAAAGAACAGCAACTTTTCAGTAATATAGAAGCCTACCATTACGGTTCAAACGATGCCGGGCTATTTCTCATTGAAGGTAAATTGGTAAAAGGTGTGAAGATGGAAGATGCCGAGAAAGCGCTCAATGCGGAACTGCAAAAATTGCAGGAAACCATCATCCCGGAAAGGGAATTGAACAAGGTGAAAAACCGCGTGGAAAGCATGTTGGCTTTTGAAGACATGAGCCTGATGAGCCGGGCCAATAACCTGGCGTTCTACGAATTACTAGGTGATATCAACCTGATGAACAACGAGTTCGAAAATTATGAGAAAGTTACCGTGGAAGATATCCTCGAACAATCTAAAATTATTTTCAACCCCAACAATACCAACACGTTGTATTATTATGCCGATGGCTCCATTAGCTAG
- a CDS encoding aspartyl protease family protein → MRYKKLQRLVLTGCALVLLVFMPYLCKSQTPSTPQQDAQLITKFKFKQFYGGVVVIFAKLSNYNDTLQFILDTGSAGISLDTFTAVRLGVPLHPSDKIVRGLVASKNVWFAENQTLHLPGLDVDSLDFHVNDYELISQVYGIRVDGIMGYSLLSRYIVEVDYDKEEIRIFNKGKFEYERGGYLLKPAINFIPIVYAPLRNSKRDVRGRFYFDTGAGMCLLMSMDFVTDSMLLPKKKKKLIPTEAQGLGGKMSMFLTTMKEIKVGPYTFRNIPTYLFNDVTNITAYPFLAGMLGNDLLRRFNLTINYDKKEIYLLPNTHFRDPFDYSYTGLIIYLIDDNIVVTDIIKGSPAEKAGFKRGDLVLAVNNNFSNNLQTYRDQLKHVGSKPTLLIRRDGELMLIKLFIKSIL, encoded by the coding sequence ATGCGTTATAAAAAACTACAACGACTGGTACTAACCGGCTGCGCCTTGGTCTTACTGGTGTTTATGCCTTACCTATGTAAATCCCAAACGCCCTCAACGCCACAGCAAGATGCCCAGTTGATAACAAAGTTCAAGTTCAAACAATTTTACGGCGGGGTCGTCGTGATATTTGCCAAGCTGAGCAATTATAATGACACCTTGCAATTTATCCTCGATACCGGTAGCGCAGGGATCTCGCTGGATACCTTTACGGCCGTAAGGCTCGGTGTTCCCCTCCACCCTTCTGATAAGATTGTCAGGGGCCTGGTGGCATCAAAGAACGTTTGGTTTGCTGAGAATCAAACCTTGCATTTGCCGGGTTTAGACGTAGACAGCTTGGATTTTCATGTTAATGACTACGAATTGATCAGCCAGGTTTACGGTATACGGGTAGACGGGATCATGGGTTACAGCCTGTTGAGCCGGTATATCGTGGAAGTTGATTATGATAAGGAGGAGATCAGGATATTTAACAAGGGGAAATTTGAATACGAACGGGGCGGCTATTTACTGAAGCCAGCCATCAACTTTATCCCGATAGTATATGCCCCGCTGAGAAATTCGAAACGGGATGTCCGGGGGAGGTTCTATTTCGATACCGGCGCCGGGATGTGTTTATTGATGAGTATGGATTTTGTAACCGATAGTATGCTGTTACCGAAGAAGAAGAAAAAACTGATTCCCACCGAAGCGCAAGGCCTGGGCGGAAAAATGAGCATGTTTTTAACAACCATGAAGGAGATAAAAGTGGGGCCTTACACTTTCAGGAATATCCCTACATACTTATTCAACGATGTAACGAATATCACCGCGTACCCTTTCCTGGCCGGTATGTTGGGAAATGACTTGCTCCGCCGCTTTAACCTTACGATCAATTACGACAAGAAGGAAATATATCTTTTGCCCAATACACACTTCCGGGATCCATTTGATTATTCTTACACGGGATTAATCATTTACCTGATCGATGATAATATCGTGGTCACGGATATCATCAAGGGCTCGCCGGCAGAAAAAGCAGGGTTTAAAAGAGGCGATCTCGTTTTAGCGGTTAACAATAATTTTAGTAATAATCTACAGACCTACCGGGATCAACTGAAGCATGTCGGTTCAAAACCAACCCTGCTCATCAGGAGAGATGGGGAATTAATGCTGATAAAATTGTTTATTAAGAGTATCCTGTAG